A single region of the Gossypium arboreum isolate Shixiya-1 chromosome 12, ASM2569848v2, whole genome shotgun sequence genome encodes:
- the LOC108482748 gene encoding malate dehydrogenase, cytoplasmic-like: protein MAKEPVRVLVTGAAGQIGYALVPMIARGVMLGSDQPIILHMLDIEPATEALNGVKMELVDAAFPLLIDVVATTDAMVACKGVNIAVMVGGFPRKEGMERKDVMSKNVSIYKAQASALEKQAAPDCKVLVVANPANTNALILKEFAPSIPEKNITCLTRLDHNRALGQLSERLKIHVGQVKNVIIWGSHSSTQYPDVNHATVTPTNSEEKPVRSVVADDNWLNTEFITTVQQRGAAIIKARKLSSALSAASAACDHIRDWVLGTPKGTWVSMGVYSDGSYGIQSGIIYSFPVTCDKGQWSIAQGLKIDDFSREKMDATAKELVEEKTLAYSCLN, encoded by the exons ATGGCGAAAGAACCAGTTAGAGTTTTAGTTACTGGTGCTGCTG GCCAAATCGGGTATGCTTTAGTGCCTATGATTGCGAGGGGAGTAATGTTAGGCTCCGATCAACCCATAATTCTTCATATGCTCGATATCGAACCGGCCACCGAGGCCTTAAACGGTGTCAAAATGGAATTAGTTGATGCTGCATTTCCTCTTCTCATCG ATGTCGTTGCTACCACCGACGCCATGGTCGCTTGTAAAGGTGTGAACATAGCCGTGATGGTTGGCGGATTCCCACGAAAAGAAGGTATGGAAAGGAAAGACGTGATGTCGAAAAACGTATCGATTTACAAGGCTCAAGCTTCGGCATTGGAGAAACAAGCCGCACCGGATTGTAAGGTGTTGGTGGTCGCTAATCCAGCGAACACCAATGCCCTTATCTTGAAAGAATTTGCACCGTCAATCCCGGAGAAAAACATCACATGCCTCACTCGACTTGACCATAACAGAGCGCTTGGACAACTCTCCGAGAGGCTAAAGATCCATGTCGGTCAAGTGAAGAACGTGATCATATGGGGTAGCCACTCCTCCACTCAATACCCGGATGTGAACCATGCCACTGTCACGCCCACAAACAGTGAAGAGAAGCCTGTTAGAAGTGTCGTAGCGGACGACAATTG GTTGAACACGGAGTTCATTACCACGGTGCAACAACGCGGTGCCGCCATTATCAAAGCTCGCAAGCTATCGAGTGCATTGTCCGCCGCAAGTGCTGCTTGTGATCATATTCGTGATTGGGTTCTTGGGACTCCCaag GGAACATGGGTGTCCATGGGAGTGTATTCTGATGGATCATATGGAATTCAATCTGGCATTATCTACTCATTCCCAGTTACATGTGATAAAGGACAATGGTCAATTGCTCAGG GGCTGAAGATAGACGATTTCTCGAGAGAAAAGATGGATGCAACAGCAAAAGAGCTTGTGGAGGAGAAAACATTGGCTTATTCTTGTCTTAATTGA
- the LOC108482766 gene encoding carotenoid cleavage dioxygenase 7, chloroplastic — protein sequence MQAKIFHIVPTMFHSPLKLPSYLHQPSLPRKLPQATSISSPVDDNHHVPGPLTIPDKDESMAAFWDYQFLFISQRSETSEPITLRVVEGTIPPDFPSGTYYLTGPGLFVDDHGSTVHPLDGHGYLRAFSIDGVPKEVKFTAKYIKTEAQVEERDPVTGSWRFTHRGPFSVLKGGKKLGNVKVMKNVANTSVLKWGGKLLCLWEGGDPYQIESETLDTVGSFNVINESPPSAEKRGPGDLFDVAARLLKPVLHGVFKMPPKRLLSHYKLDAQRNRLLAVTCNAEDMLLPRSNFTFYELDSNFNLLQKQEFNIPDHLMIHDWAFTDTYYILFGNRIKLDIIGSMTAVCGLSPMISALSVNPSKSTSPIYLLPRFPSDKSAGQRDWRVPVEAPSRKWLLHVGNAFEIKDIDGNSLIQIQACACSYQWFNFQKLFGYNWQSGQLDPSIMNVKQHENESLVPHLVHVTIKLDTNGSCHECSMENMNEWNKPSDFPIINPEFSGKKNTCIYAATSSGTRQALPHFPFDMVMKLNLSSKTVSTWPAGARRFIGEPIFVPKGTEEEDGYILVVEYAVSIQRCYLVILDPKRIGESDGVVARFEVPKHLNFPLGFHGFWAKND from the exons atgcaagcAAAAATATTCCATATTGTTCCTACAATGTTTCATTCGCCTTTAAAGCTCCCTTCTTACCTACATCAACCATCATTACCAAGAAAACTACCACAAGCCACATCTATTTCCAGCCCTGTTGATGATAATCACCATGTTCCTGGTCCTTTAACAATACCAGACAAAGATGAATCCATGGCTGCTTTTTGGGACTATCAGTTTCTATTCATCTCGCAACGGTCGGAAACGTCTGAGCCGATCACACTCCGTGTCGTTGAAGGTACGATCCCCCCTGATTTCCCTTCCGGTACGTATTACTTAACCGGTCCGGGGTTATTCGTCGATGATCACGGCTCGACCGTGCACCCTCTAGATGGTCACGGTTACCTTCGAGCGTTTAGCATCGATGGTGTTCCCAAAGAAGTTAAATTCACGGCTAAGTACATAAAGACCGAAGCTCAAGTTGAAGAACGCGATCCGGTGACCGGCTCGTGGCGGTTTACGCACCGCGGTCCATTTTCGGTCTTAAAAGGGGGTAAAAAACTTGGTAACGTTAAGGTGATGAAAAATGTAGCTAATACTAGTGTGTTGAAGTGGGGTGGAAAGCTTTTGTGTTTATGGGAAGGTGGTGATCCTTACCAGATCGAATCGGAGACGTTGGATACCGTTGGCAGTTTTAATGTGATAAATGAATCCCCGCCATCCGCCGAGAAACGGGGGCCCGGTGATTTATTCGACGTAGCCGCCCGGTTGTTGAAGCCGGTGTTACATG GTGTATTCAAGATGCCCCCAAAAAGATTATTGTCTCATTATAAGCTTGATGCTCAAAGGAACAGACTACTTGCAGTAACATGTAATGCAGAGGACATGTTACTGCCTCGAAGCAACTTTACATTTTATG AGTTGGATTCGAATTTCAATTTGTTGCAGAAACAAGAATTTAACATCCCTGAtcatttgatgatccatgattgGGCTTTTACCGATACTTATTACATACTGTTCGGAAACCGGATCAAGCTTGACATTATCG GATCAATGACAGCAGTATGCGGGTTATCGCCGATGATTTCGGCATTGTCGGTGAATCCGAGTAAGTCCACGTCTCCAATTTACTTGCTTCCTCGGTTTCCATCTGATAAGTCAGCCGGACAACGAGATTGGAGGGTACCGGTGGAAGCACCGTCTCGGAAATGGCTGTTACATGTTGGCAATGCCTTTGAAATCAAGGATATTGATGGTAATTCATTGATTCAAATCCAAGCTTGTGCATGTTCTTATCAATGGTTCAACTTCCAGAAACTATTTG GATATAATTGGCAAAGCGGACAACTAGATCCATCGATTATGAACGTAAAACAACACGAAAACGAGTCCTTAGTACCACACTTAGTTCATGTCACAATAAAATTGGACACTAATGGCAGCTGTCATGAATGTTCAATGGAGAACATGAATGAATGGAACAAGCCATCGGATTTTCCGATCATCAACCCGGAGTTTTCGGGCAAAAAGAATACATGCATTTATGCAGCAACATCTTCAGGGACAAGACAAGCATTGCCTCATTTTCCATTTGATATGGTAATGAAGCTAAATTTATCATCAAAAACTGTAAGTACATGGCCTGCAGGGGCTCGTAGGTTCATTGGTGAACCTATTTTTGTCCCTAAAGGAACTGAAGAAGAAGATGGGTATATTCTTGTCGTCGAG tatGCAGTTTCAATACAGAGATGTTATTTGGTGATTTTGGATCCAAAGAGAATTGGAGAAAGTGATGGGGTTGTAGCAAGATTTGAAGTCCCTAAGCACTTGAACTTCCCTCTTGGATTTCATGGTTTTTGGGCCAAGAATGATTAA